Genomic window (Planctomycetia bacterium):
ATGCCCGCGGTGAACGTCGCCCAGCCGGGAATCGCGGCCGTGGTGAAGAGGCGGATCGCGACAACGGCGGCGAGTGCCGTAACGACCACCGCCGTGAGTCCACCCACGATCACGAACAAACGTGACACGATGACGTCGCTCCACACCGACAGCGCGCAGATGCCGTGCATCACGAGCGACGGCAGATTCATCTTCGACTCGCCGGCCAGCCGGCGGCCGCGGGCGATCGGCACCTGCACGACCGGGATTCGGGCGTGAAACACGCCGGCGGCGTAGTGGTTCCAGATCTCGGAGACGCCGACGATCCGTTCGAGCACCGGCCGCGGCAGGACGCTGAAGTTGCCCACCTTCACGTCGCGGCCGACGAAGAGCTTGTGCAAAAGGCGAAACGTTCGGTACCCGACCATGAACCCCGCGCCGTCGTGCCGCTTGAGCCGTTCGGCGAACACGGCGGAGTGAGGGGAGGCTTCGGCCGCCGCGAGCAGCTCGAGCAGCGACGACGGGCAGTCTTCACCGTCGCCGTCCATCACGACGGCGTAGTCGGCAT
Coding sequences:
- a CDS encoding dolichol-phosphate mannosyltransferase, with the protein product MKTDRISIVVCIPVFNDAKSAALLLEQLDSVAAALPHDFAVVFVDDGSRHEEFAALPGPTPHIPAVEVLRLRRNLGHQRAIAIGLSFIAAETDADYAVVMDGDGEDCPSSLLELLAAAEASPHSAVFAERLKRHDGAGFMVGYRTFRLLHKLFVGRDVKVGNFSVLPRPVLERIVGVSEIWNHYAAGVFHARIPVVQVPIARGRRLAGESKMNLPSLVMHGICALSVWSDVIVSRLFVIVGGLTAVVVTALAAVVAIRLFTTAAIPGWATFTAGMLLIGGLLLAIVSLLLAVFVLGNRSAANFLPHRDWRDYVLPECLGSLSRRAPTAAG